A stretch of the Panicum virgatum strain AP13 chromosome 9N, P.virgatum_v5, whole genome shotgun sequence genome encodes the following:
- the LOC120693393 gene encoding ras-associated and pleckstrin homology domains-containing protein 1-like, which yields MASTTSDSLPSSPSLPTTAALDGAADQEFSSQHHHHHHQSLFLPSSSSSPASLYLDSSFHGLLPASSAAMSSPSPPPPVPPLPPAPAPAKPAKKRPRASRRPPTTVLTTDTSNFRAMVQEFTGFPAPPFAPAPPPAVRPRLLGGTPSFLMRPSPLKYPVLLPPGACTTTLANTTINASGSNNNITAGTSSLVDALALFAKSNAMPSGAGAATAATTSGGSSGAADHYHGIGMGGFNFNPFDDFDPPAAAAEAERGEPGGGHGFFSSFATGDKYGRL from the coding sequence atGGCGTCCACCACCAGCGAcagcctcccctcctccccctccctgcccACCACCGCAGcgctcgacggcgccgccgaCCAGGAGTTCTCctcccagcaccaccaccaccatcaccaaAGCCTCTTCctcccgtcctcctcctcctcccccgccagcCTGTACCTCGACTCCTCCTTCCACGGCCTCCTCCCCGCTTCCTCCGCGGCCATGTCGTCGCCTTCCCCTCcaccgccggtgccgccgctcccgcccGCCCCGGCGCCCGCCAAGCCGGCCAAGAAGCGCCCCAGGgcctcccgccgcccgcccaccaCGGTGCTCACCACCGACACCTCCAACTTCCGCGCCATGGTGCAGGAGTTCACCGGCTTCCCGGCGCCGCCCTtcgcccccgcgccgccccccgccGTACGCCCGCGCCTCCTCGGCGGCACGCCGTCGTTCCTCATGCGCCCCTCGCCTCTCAAGTACCCCGTGCTTCTGCCCCCCGGCGCTTGCACCACCACCCTAGCTAACACCACCATCAACGCGAGCGGTAGCAATAATAATATTACTGCCGGTACCAGCTCCCTCGTGGACGCGCTCGCGCTGTTCGCCAAGAGCAACGCCAtgccgagcggcgccggcgcagcTACAGCGGCGACGACGTCCGGCGGATCATCAGGCGCTGCTGATCACTACCACGGAATCGGCATGGGAGGGTTCAACTTCAACCCGTTCGATGATTTCgatccaccggcggcggcggcggaagccgaGAGAGGGGAACCCGGTGGCGGCCATGGTTTCTTCTCCTCCTTCGCCACCGGAGACAAGTACGGCCGGCTCTAG